Part of the Kordiimonas pumila genome is shown below.
TCTGGGTATTGTTGGGGGGTCAGGCTCTGGTAAGTCTGTCTTGCTGCGGTCGATTGTGGGGCTGCGGGCACCGCAGGCTGGCACGGTAACCATCAATGGGCGGGACCAAAGCACCCTCTCTGGTGCAGAGGCGGAAGCCGCCCGAAGGGACTGGGGGGTGCTGTTTCAGGACGGTGCGCTGTTTACATCGCTTACTGTTGCTCAGAATATAAAGGTACCTCTTAGAGAGCATTTTCACCTGTCCCATGATTTGATGAATGATCTGGCACGCAGCAAGGTTGCGATGGTGGGTTTGCCGTATGAAGCTGCAAAACTTTTTCCAGCGGATTTATCTGGCGGTATGCGTAAACGCGCGGCCCTCGCACGGGCCCTTGCGCTTGATCCAAAGGTACTGTTTCTGGATGAACCTACAGCGGGGCTTGACCCAATTGGGGCCAGCGCTTTTGACGCGCTTATCTTGCAACTGCGTGAATCTCTGGGTTTAACAGTATTTCTGGTAACGCATGATCTAGACACACTGGTGCGTTCATGCGACCGCATTGCTGTACTCGGTGATAAAAAAATACTTATAAACGCACCATTAGAAGAAGTCCGGGCACATGATAACCCGTGGGTTCAGGAATATTTTAACGGGCCGCGTGCAAGAGCTGCTGGAATAAAGTAGACTATAAGCGAACAAGGAAACAGGCATGGAAACGCGGGCGTCATATATTCTGGTAGGTAGCTTTGTACTGGCATTTCTAGCCGGGCTAATTGCTTTTGCTATCTGGATAGCCAAAGTTGATCTGGACGCAGAATATACGGAATATGATATCTTTTTTGATGGGTCTGTTTCAGGCCTTTATAAACGCAGCATTGTTTATTATTCAGGCATCCCTGTTGGGGATGTGCGCGATATTACACTTGCCCCTAAAAACCCGCAAAAAGTTAGAGTCATAGTGCGCCTTAGGGCTGAGGTGCCGGTGAATCAAAGCACAAGAGCCCGCCTTGAATTTCAGGGATTAACGGGTGTTGCCTATATTGAACTGAAAAGTGGCCCTGATGGCGGCGAGCAGGTGAAGCCTAAACCGGGTCGTGAGCGGGCATCTATCGCTTCAGAGGAATCGGCTTTTCAAGCAGTATATGCTAATGCGCCTAACCTTATAAACGAAGCGATTAATGCAATTTTGCAGGCGCAAAAACTGCTCAGTGATGAGAATATTCTTGCGGTTTCCACATCGCTTAAAAATACAGAGAAGTTTACTGGAAATCTGGCAAAAGGCAGTGAAGATATTACCGCTATAGTTGCCGAGGTTCGGGCCTTGCTGGTTGAGGTGACTGAGGCGACACAGAAAATATCTGCTCTTGCAGATACGGGTAATACGCTGCTTGAGGGGGACGGTGCAGTTCTGCTGAAAGAGGCGGTAACCACGCTTCAAAGCGCGCAGGCACTTATCAACCATTTGGATGGTTTTGTTACCGCAAATGAAGATAATGTAACCCAGTTTGTGGGCAACAGCCTGCCAGAGGTTTCCAGAATGATTATTGACCTGAGAACCACGGCGCAGAGCCTGTCACGCTTGATGACGCGGATTGAAAGAAACCCGTCAGAGGCCTTATTTGGCGGTAAGGAAACGCATTATGACCTAAAAAGCCGTGATACCAAGGGAGATAAAAAATGATAACTAAAGCAACCTTGGGGCTTAGGTTTAGTGCCATAGTGGCATGCCTTGCAATAAGCAGTTGTGGGCCGCTGATCTCTTTTGGGGATGAAGGCCCGATTGCTAGCCTTTACACACTGCAATACCCCCATGCTATGCCGATCACAGAAACGGAAGGCCCCCTCGTTTATGTGGCCTCGCCTGAAATGGCAGGCAGGCTAGACAGCGAGAATATAGTGGTTGTTTTGCCGGATAAGGAAATAACCTCTCTTGAGGGCGCCAAGTGGTCTGACCATTTGTCAGATTTGTTGCGTGACTATATTACCCAATCGCTTGCCGTTCAGGCACCGGCAACCCTTTTAGGGCAGAGCACGCTTGATGTAAAAGCAGACTGTCGTTTAGGTGTTAAAGTATGGTCTATGGAACTGGCTCCGGGCTCCACTGCACAGGACGACCATGTGCAGGTTTCCATACAGTTATTGTTACTGCGCCTCGCCGATAATCGCCTGATTGGGCAAAAGCTTTTCAACAGCTCAAAAGAGCTAAAGAACAATGGTAATACCAGTGTAATGGAGGCCTTCAATGATGCCATGTTTGATATCTCAAACGATTACGGCGTCTGGTTCAAGGAAAAATTACCGGCCTGTAATAGCCAGCGGTAGGAAAGATATGCTGGCTGTGCACCAAAAAGGGTGAACAGTCGCAGGGAAATATATGCATCCGGATGTACTAACAATTTACCGGTTTTATCAATCTGCGTTTGGCCAGCAGGTCGCGCAGTTGATTGCTGGGAGAATTTTGCAATTTCTACCTGTTCGACCTGATGCGGTTACTGTCGGACTTGGGTATTGTTTGCCGTATCTTGATAGGCTTGCGGCGCGAACTCTTGCTGCGAGCGGCGGCAGGTTTGTTGCTTTTATGCCAGCTCGCCAAGGGGTTTGTCATTGGCCGGGACATACAGATAACCGAACGTGTTTGGTAGAGCCACTAGACTTGCCTCTGGCAGATTCAAGCGTGGATCACATGATTTTGGTCCATGCCCTAGAGCATGCTGCCCGCCCCTCTGCATTACTGCGGGAAATTTGGCGTGTTTTGGCACCAAACGGGCATGTTGTAATAGTTGTGCCTAACAGGCTTAGGGCTTGGTCTGCTGCTGAGGCAACGCCTTTTGGCCATGGTCGGCCCTATAGTAAGGGCCAATTGTTTTCTGTTATGTCTGATCAAATGTTGGCGCCCGATAACTGGGACACAGCCCTCGCCATGCCTCCATTTTTTATTCACAAAATGCCGCGCCTTATGCGCTTTGGCGACAAGGTCGGGGCTATGCTAAGCCGTAATCTTGGTGGCGCTTTGGTGGTGCATGCCCAGAAGCAGGTTTATGGGGCGCTCCCTAAAGGCTCAGCAAAGGCGCAAGGGGTGCCAGTTTTAACGCAGTCGTCTGGATCATATTTTAAAACAGACACATAGCGGCAGTCATACGTAGATGCGGCAAGGTAAAATACGTTATTTTGTTGCTATCTTATCGGTTATATGGTTATTGAGCGTGAAATGCCGTGCGAAGAGAACGATTGTTCGTTGGCGGCACTTGTTACAGGCAAGGTCTTTCCTTGTTGTCATACAAGAGTGCGAATGGCACGTGATCCCGGCAGCTGATCTGCGCAAGCTCCCTACAAAAAAAAGCGACGTATAATATCGGTAGTACCGGTGTGCGTTGACTTGAGAAAGTTTAGTATTGAAAAATTTTAATGACCTTGGCCTTGCCGAGGCAATTCTTCGTGCTGTATCAGCTGAAGGTTACACTGATCCAACCCCGATACAATCAAGCGTCATTCCTGCATTGCTTGATAACAGCGATGTTATTGGCATTGCTCAAACAGGGACTGGGAAAACTGCGTCTTTTGTGCTGCCTTCGCTGCATAAAATACTGGTGGATAAAAAGCCTGTTGCTCCTAAAACCTGCCGTGTGCTTATTTTGGTGCCGACACGGGAACTTGCGGCCCAGATAGGCGATAGTATTAAGGCGTATGGCAAGTTTATGAAATATACGTCAGCGGTTATTGTTGGCGGTGTAAAAATGGGACCTCAGGTTGCGGCACTCACACGCGGTGTTGATATTCTTGTTGCCACCCCTGGTCGCCTTGAAGACCATATGGGCTCCGGTAATCTGCGGCTTGATAAGATAGAAACCATCATTCTGGATGAAGCGGATCAAATGCTTGATCTGGGTTTTGTGCCTGCTATTCGGCGGGTTATGGCAAAATCGCCTAAAGACAGGCAAACGGTTTTACTGTCGGCAACAATGCCAAAGCAGATAAGGTCACTTGCTCAGGATTTTCTTAGAAACCCTCAAGAAATTTCTGTGGCACAAGTCTCTAAACCAATCGACCGGATTGAGCAGAAGCTTATTCATGTTGCAAAAGAGAACAAACGCCGTTTGCTGGCTGAAACGCTTTCTGACAAAGACGTGAAATGTGCTATTGTGTTTACGCGTACCAAACACGGCGCTAACAAGGTGGTAGAGTACCTTGAAAAGTCAGGTATTGCATCGGCGGCTATTCACGGTAACAAAAGTCAGGCACACCGCCAGCGCACCCTTGCGGGTTTTCGGTCAGGTGCCATTAAAACCCTTGTTGCGACAGACATTGCCGCACGCGGCATTGATGTGGACGGTGTTACCCATGTTATTAATTTTGAGCTACCAAACGTGCCAGAAGTTTATGTGCACCGTATTGGCCGCACGGCACGTGCTGGCTCCACAGGAGTGGCGATTGCCTTTTGTGATGGTAGCGAGCAGGGCTTTTTGAAAGATATTGAAAAGCTGATTGGGTATAAAATCAGTGCGTCAGGAACACCGCTTGCGCCAGAAGCTCAGCCAAAGCAAAATACACAAGGACGCCGCGGCGGTGGTGGTGGCCAAAAGCAACCGGGTAATCAGAGTGCTCGACCAAAACAGCGCAGGCCACGCCGTAAAGGTGCCGCAGCTTCAGCAAATGGGCCTGCACGCTTAGGGCATGAGCGGGGCACTGATACAGCGACAGCTGGATTGTCTCGTATGTTGAATAGCGACAAGAGAGGCAGAAACGGCGCTAAAAAGGCTGTTGCTACGTCACGGTAACCTTCTTTCACCCTACGAAGGATAACTGCTGCATAGCGAATTCATCTGTATGGCATTATTCAAACCTTTATAAGGAAGCGATACAATGAAGAGATGGCTCACTAGTATTTTGCGAGTGATTATAGCGGTGTGTTTTTGGGGCACACCGTTTATTCCTGCAGCGGCAGTTGGTTTTGCAGATGATGTGCCGGTAAATGCCCACGCTAAAAAATATGCTGATGGCTGGGAATGTGACCGTGGATTTACGCAGAACGGCAAGCAGTGTCTAAAAATTACTATTCCTGCTAATGCTTATGCGACGAACCAGTCTTATGGTCGCGCATGGGAATGTAGCTGGGGTTATGTTTTGGTGCGCGAGAGCTGTGAAGCTATTAAACTCCCTGAAAATGCACATATAAAAGCAACAGGGGATAGCTGGCAGTGTAACCGGGGATACAGGCTGTTTAGGGAGGCATGTGTCGCTGTTATTGTGCCTGAAAATGGTTATCTTTCTGATAAGTCTTATGGCTCTGGATGGGAATGTAACCGGGGTTATAGGGCGGATAGTACAAAATGTGCGGCGATCTCGGTTCCGCCAAATGGCTATCTTGTAGATTCTGAGTATGGCCCTGGATGGGACTGCGATCGCGGGTACCAGAAAAACGACGATACATGTGTTGTTACGATAATTCCACAAAACGCACATTTGGATTATTCTGGCCACGATTGGGAATGTAACCGGCCTTATAAAAAGGCAAATGCGCGCTGTGAAAACCCGTAAGCTGCACAGGCTGTGTCTCTGAATTACAAAAATTTTATTCTAAGCGGTATTTTCTTAAGACAAGGCCTGTATCTGTGCTAGAAAAGTATATGATTCTGACCAAGATAGTCACAGTGTGATGATCTGGGTTGTAGGGATCACAGAAAAATTATTGTATTAATATTGCTGAAACATTAAAATTTCAGTTATAAAATTACCAAAATCAGACGGAGATGATCATTATGAGCGATACGGCAGACAAACCATCTATGGAAGAAGGTCAAGAGATGGCCATTCGTCAAGTTGCAAACGCCCTGCACAGATTGAATGATGCTGTTATTGCTGCGGTCAGCAAAGGCGTGACAGTAGAATTGATGCGCGCTTCACGGTACCACAATGAAGAAGGTGCTTGGGGCGATATGCTGGTGCCTATCATCCACAAGCAGGACTAATTTAAGAGCCGGACCCATGCCTAGAAAAATTGCTACACCAAAACTTGCAACAGCGGATGTCTGCGATGCCATGGGCAAGGCAGTGAAAGTGCTGCCTGTCAAGTTTCAGGACTTTGGCGGCAATATTGATTTTGCAGGTCCGGCTGTTACTGTTCGGACATTAGACGATAACAGCAAGGTAAAAGCTTTGCTTGCCACCAAAGGCGAAGGCAGGGTGCTGGTTGTTGACGGTGATGGCAGTGAACGTACGGCTCTTATGGGTGGTAACCTTGCGGTGCTTGCGGCCCAGAATGGCTGGGCCGGGGCTGTTATTTATGGCTGCGTGCGCGATAGCCATGAACTATGCCGTGAAGACGTGGGTATTAAAGCCCTTGGCACATGCCCGCGCAAAACCGAAAAGTTAGACCGGGGCGAAATTGACTGCGAAATTGCGATCGCAGGGGTTACGGTTCACCCTGGTAATTGGATTGTGGCGGACGCTGACGGCGTTGTTGTCACAAAAGAGTTGCCATCCCTCGATGGGCAATAGACCATAAGCTATTCTCTTTTAAGAACCTCAGTGAAAAAACGCGCCCCGAAGTGGGTGTTGGGTTGTTTTCGTAGTCCCGTAGTAAAGCTTTATCTAAATAGCGATAGAACTGTTGATGGTGCCTGATTGGCGATAGACAGGGCCTGAAGGCCAAGCTGCTGTTTGGTCTGTATAGCTTGCAGGGTTGCGCTTTCTTTGGCTAGGTCTGCGTCTACAAGGTTGCCGATGCCAACTTCAATGCCGTCGGAAAGTTGCCCAGCGAACTGCTTCTGGATGTCGAGTCTGTTTGCTGTGGCACCCAGGGTTGAGAGAGTGGTGTTCACTGAATCAATGGCAGCGTCAATTGCTGTCACGGCCTGCTCCGATGCGGCGGAGGAATCTGCAGAGCCGCCACCAGCCGGGTTTCCGAGGGTCAGATAGGAAGACGCGCCATCCCGAACGAGGTACAGGCTGGTGCTTCCACTAAATGTTACGTCGTAAGCATAGCCGTCGACCCTTCCCGAAGAATAATCGGCTCCGGTTAATCCCAGATACGTTTTAAGGCCCTCCTCGAATTCGACGGTAGGAGTGCCGCCCACATTGTTTGTGGTGACACCAGTGCTGCCGTCGATGGTCTCGCCGCCGAAGTTACCGCCGTTGTCGGTTTGCGCATTGACAAGCGCGGCGCGAAATTCTGAGTCTGACGAGGCGGCGATTGTTGTACCTGCAAGCGAAACAGGTGTGCCGCTTGGAAGTGCCGCGCCGTATGTGATCAGGTTGGAATCTTCTAGGC
Proteins encoded:
- a CDS encoding ABC transporter ATP-binding protein, translated to MADINPENIIISVRGLVNAFDEHVVHEGLDLDVRRGEILGIVGGSGSGKSVLLRSIVGLRAPQAGTVTINGRDQSTLSGAEAEAARRDWGVLFQDGALFTSLTVAQNIKVPLREHFHLSHDLMNDLARSKVAMVGLPYEAAKLFPADLSGGMRKRAALARALALDPKVLFLDEPTAGLDPIGASAFDALILQLRESLGLTVFLVTHDLDTLVRSCDRIAVLGDKKILINAPLEEVRAHDNPWVQEYFNGPRARAAGIK
- a CDS encoding MlaD family protein codes for the protein METRASYILVGSFVLAFLAGLIAFAIWIAKVDLDAEYTEYDIFFDGSVSGLYKRSIVYYSGIPVGDVRDITLAPKNPQKVRVIVRLRAEVPVNQSTRARLEFQGLTGVAYIELKSGPDGGEQVKPKPGRERASIASEESAFQAVYANAPNLINEAINAILQAQKLLSDENILAVSTSLKNTEKFTGNLAKGSEDITAIVAEVRALLVEVTEATQKISALADTGNTLLEGDGAVLLKEAVTTLQSAQALINHLDGFVTANEDNVTQFVGNSLPEVSRMIIDLRTTAQSLSRLMTRIERNPSEALFGGKETHYDLKSRDTKGDKK
- a CDS encoding ABC-type transport auxiliary lipoprotein family protein: MITKATLGLRFSAIVACLAISSCGPLISFGDEGPIASLYTLQYPHAMPITETEGPLVYVASPEMAGRLDSENIVVVLPDKEITSLEGAKWSDHLSDLLRDYITQSLAVQAPATLLGQSTLDVKADCRLGVKVWSMELAPGSTAQDDHVQVSIQLLLLRLADNRLIGQKLFNSSKELKNNGNTSVMEAFNDAMFDISNDYGVWFKEKLPACNSQR
- a CDS encoding class I SAM-dependent methyltransferase, whose translation is MHPDVLTIYRFYQSAFGQQVAQLIAGRILQFLPVRPDAVTVGLGYCLPYLDRLAARTLAASGGRFVAFMPARQGVCHWPGHTDNRTCLVEPLDLPLADSSVDHMILVHALEHAARPSALLREIWRVLAPNGHVVIVVPNRLRAWSAAEATPFGHGRPYSKGQLFSVMSDQMLAPDNWDTALAMPPFFIHKMPRLMRFGDKVGAMLSRNLGGALVVHAQKQVYGALPKGSAKAQGVPVLTQSSGSYFKTDT
- a CDS encoding DEAD/DEAH box helicase, encoding MKNFNDLGLAEAILRAVSAEGYTDPTPIQSSVIPALLDNSDVIGIAQTGTGKTASFVLPSLHKILVDKKPVAPKTCRVLILVPTRELAAQIGDSIKAYGKFMKYTSAVIVGGVKMGPQVAALTRGVDILVATPGRLEDHMGSGNLRLDKIETIILDEADQMLDLGFVPAIRRVMAKSPKDRQTVLLSATMPKQIRSLAQDFLRNPQEISVAQVSKPIDRIEQKLIHVAKENKRRLLAETLSDKDVKCAIVFTRTKHGANKVVEYLEKSGIASAAIHGNKSQAHRQRTLAGFRSGAIKTLVATDIAARGIDVDGVTHVINFELPNVPEVYVHRIGRTARAGSTGVAIAFCDGSEQGFLKDIEKLIGYKISASGTPLAPEAQPKQNTQGRRGGGGGQKQPGNQSARPKQRRPRRKGAAASANGPARLGHERGTDTATAGLSRMLNSDKRGRNGAKKAVATSR
- a CDS encoding SMc00767 family acetate metabolism repressor; the protein is MSDTADKPSMEEGQEMAIRQVANALHRLNDAVIAAVSKGVTVELMRASRYHNEEGAWGDMLVPIIHKQD
- the rraA gene encoding ribonuclease E activity regulator RraA; this encodes MPRKIATPKLATADVCDAMGKAVKVLPVKFQDFGGNIDFAGPAVTVRTLDDNSKVKALLATKGEGRVLVVDGDGSERTALMGGNLAVLAAQNGWAGAVIYGCVRDSHELCREDVGIKALGTCPRKTEKLDRGEIDCEIAIAGVTVHPGNWIVADADGVVVTKELPSLDGQ
- a CDS encoding flagellin — protein: MSFSVNTNAGALAALQNLNKTSTSLDVTQTRINTGLKVSSVKDNAAVYSIAQTLRGNVAGLNAVNNSLDRARSVVDVALAAAEATSDLLIEMRELAVAGSDAGLDADSRTAMSEKYTQLRDQIESIVNNATFNGRNVADGTNAISAITDDNGTSTISIAASDLTLSTLSLEDSNLITYGAALPSGTPVSLAGTTIAASSDSEFRAALVNAQTDNGGNFGGETIDGSTGVTTNNVGGTPTVEFEEGLKTYLGLTGADYSSGRVDGYAYDVTFSGSTSLYLVRDGASSYLTLGNPAGGGSADSSAASEQAVTAIDAAIDSVNTTLSTLGATANRLDIQKQFAGQLSDGIEVGIGNLVDADLAKESATLQAIQTKQQLGLQALSIANQAPSTVLSLFR